From Antennarius striatus isolate MH-2024 chromosome 14, ASM4005453v1, whole genome shotgun sequence, the proteins below share one genomic window:
- the LOC137607013 gene encoding uncharacterized protein isoform X3, whose translation MKDKVTKPTAMAQGRVAHMIEWQSWGKPSAGPPGGAGLTPLQREKERRLENDAYSDLSDGEKEARFAAGIMQQFAISEATLFGWNSMDAESLGAGSTHGSVAHLSEVNQESITSRDQVLPPSDVWPHTYVSQGLYCLSSSDAWDPITSQPSGVASPAAGSYILAPGGSAGGATPADGYEGTVGGYLQQHQAHLVLQHNQLQQLHQYQQLLQYQQDHRPHSASHSLQATPNSTIHSLGPPTHPRLADLWGSTQLEAYHAELVGQLSGQMADMVGGVVETVGEEPEPEMEDNPQHDDEEELLTVEEVTLTLEAEPCPLTPSPLREEVSSTRGSSPGVPVQMGESVTDQIPFDVTPCVVQLLARDEEAEEGSIVGVST comes from the exons ATGAAGGACAAGGTGACCAAGCCCACCGCCATGGCGCAGGGCCGCGTGGCCCACATGATCGAGTGGCAGAGCTGGGGCAAACCGTCGGCGGGGCccccggggggggcggggcttacccccctgcagagggagaaggagaggaggctGGAGAACGATGCCTACAGCGACCTGAGCGACGGCGAGAAGGAGGCGCGCTTTGCTGCCG gCATCATGCAGCAGTTCGCCATCTCTGAGGCAACGCTCTTCGGCTGGAACTCGATGGACGCTGAGAGCCTCGGCGCCGGCTCCACCCACGGCAGCGTGGCTCACCTGAGCGAGGTCAACCAGGAGAGCATCACCAGCAGAG ACCAGGTGCTCCCCCCCTCGGACGTGTGGCCCCACACCTACGTGTCCCAGGGTCTGTACTGCCTGTCGTCGTCGGACGCGTGGGATCCAATCACCAGCCAGCCGTCGGGCGTGGCCTCGCCTGCTGCTGGCTCCTACATCCTGGCTCCGGGCGGCAGCGCGGGCGGGGCCACGCCCGCTGACGGGTACGAGGGGACAGTGGGCGGGTACCTCCAGCAGCACCAGGCCCACCTGGTCCTGCAGCACAaccagctccagcagctccaccagTACCAGCAGCTCCTGCAGTACCAGCAG GACCACCGGCCCCACAGCGCCTCCCACTCCCTTCAGGCCACGCCCAACAGCACCATCCACAGTCTGGGGCCGCCCACCCACCCCCGCCTGGCAGACCTGTGGGGCTCCACCCAGCTGGAGGCGTATCAC GCGGAGCTCGTCGGGCAGCTGAGTGGACAGATGGCCGACATGGTGGGCGGAGTCGTGGAGACGGTGGGGGAGGAGCCGGAGCCTGAGATGGAGGACAACCCACAgcatgatgatgaggaggagcttCTGACG GTTGAAGAAGTGACCCTGACGTTGGAGGCGGAGCCGTGCCCTTTGACCCCGTCCCCCCTGAGGGAGGAGGTGTCCTCCACCAGAGGCTCCAGCCCCGGCGTCCCGGTGCAGATGGGCGAGTCGGTGACGGACCAGATCCCATTCGACGTGACGCCGTGTGTTGTCCAGCTGCTAGCGAGGGacgaggaggcggaggagggcTCCATTGTGGGGGTGTCCACTTAA